A region of the Anolis sagrei isolate rAnoSag1 chromosome 4, rAnoSag1.mat, whole genome shotgun sequence genome:
CTTGGTAAGATTTAGCCCATTACTCCTTTCAATTAGAAGGTtgctaatgatttttttaaaaggctggcatcagcagaaaacaattttttCTTGGGTAAGTGCTTACCAGATGTTATTTTGAGAGAGAGTAAGAGACTGCAAACTTTAGAAGATTAATGGCGATCCTTTTATTTTGAGTCTTTTTTCTATAATACGCACAGGATTGTGTTTCTACTTTTGAAGAGCAAATGCACCTCTGCACAAACCTAAATGGTACTCATGCTAACTTTTAACCTTATTTAAATGGGACGTGAGAGGGTCTTTTCAGCTGTGGAATATTTTCCTCTTGAAGTGCCACTTGGTTGCAGCATTGATTTCCTTCTGTTACAAAGTGACAACATAGCACTTTATTGGAGActttgagaaataataataacaacaacaaacaacaacaacaacaacaacaataataataataataataataataaatcttgtctgctctggactcatcttgttttgtttctaataataataataataataataataataataataataataatatatttattacccgcctctctttGCAGCtcgaggcagggcacaacatagttaaaacagtgaGGTAGAACAAAGctctattaaaatattttgtgatACCTCAGATGTTGTGATATCTCAAAAAGGCACTTCTCTCTGTCTCTTGTAGAATAATAGAActgggccattgagtccaactccTGCTCAGTGCATGATCTTTAGCTAAAGCTTCTCCAGCAGCagctatccagcctctttttgaagatgtcaaTAGGAGGAGAAGCACTCTTcctgtcaagaagttccttctaaagctcaataaaaatattttatcctGTAGCTTAAACCTGGTCCTGCCATTTGGAGCATCAGAGAACAGACCTGCCCCTCCCTCTGAGAGATATTTAAATAATGCAATCATGTCACCCCTTAGTCTTCTCTTCACCAGGCTGATGCCCAGTTCCTGTAGCCTTTCCTCAAAATGTTTTGTCTCCATActtcttatcatccttgttgcccATCCCTGAACTTGCTCCATTTTGTCTATAACCATCTCAAAATGAAGTGTCCAGAAGGGACCTCTACCCCAGAAAAGTCCTGATCAGTCCAGGATataatgggaataataataataataataataataataataataataatatactttatttatatcccactctacctccctgagggaactcagggtggattacactACACATATATAGTAAACGtttaatgccattatacaattagcaAAGACCTCAGaaacaaatattgacaaaatgataaaatgaaaagttgagaaggagaaaggaatcatgggatttatatacaaaataatcacgaaaatacaatataacacaaaatctaccctaatagaagtctggaaggaggaactaagttgcagtgagagagaaatagacaattggatgaattcaatcaataaaataaaacatctaaagattaaagaaatgcaatggaaaatactgacaaaatggtacagaactcccgTGCAATTGGCGCATGTTATGAAAAcgtgcccaaaattatgttggcacaacCGCGGAAAAACAGGAATGTGGTTGGAATGCGAAAAAATATAAAAGTTCCATAAAATaatcaggaaggaaatggaggggctattagggataaaaatagaatggaacaagactcaatttttcacccagaaattggaaagtaaaggggaatataaagaacatgagaaaataataaaacacatgatagaGGCAACCAAAGCCTCAGTGGCCCTAGGCTGGAAGGAtcacaagaaatgggatataaaaacttggtataaataaTTAGCCGATTACCTactccaagattatattagcgaaaggaaaagttactatcgGACTGGCCAAATCAGAAGGACATTGGAAGCAAAATAGAAGGGTCTcatttacagaataaaggggaaagataaatatgcGGTATTAAATAAGACTATGCTCATGATCAAACAGTTGTAATAAGCACAGCAAAAGTAGTTAACTGTTCCTGGGTGGGGTATgtgtggtgggattggggaaaatattGGTATTTTGACTGTTAATTTCGAAggttgtatgtttctatgtattatacaataaaaaaAGGATTCTAAGGGAAGGGATGCCTCTCATtgtaaattaatacagtttggtcccacttcaactgccctggctcaatgctatgaaatcataggaATTTGAATTTTTCAAGGTCCTAAGCCTTTTCTGCCAACTTCTGCTTGTGCATCACCAAACaataactcccaaaattccatagaattgagctgtgccaattaaagtggtgtcaatctgccttaattctacagtgtagatccacccattGTCTTCTCAGTAGTTGTTCCATCCCTCTGAAATACCTTGGCAAGAAAGTTCCATTAAAAGTTTCTCTCCGAGTCTTTTCAATGACAAGCAAAGACATTAATTGTCAAGCCTCAGGCCTCTTGTGCTCACTTGTTATGGTGCCTGTAAATGTGCTATAATTAACTTGCTGTTGTTATCACTAATGTTGAAGTATTTTATCTAGTGTATATTTGCATTCATAATAGCTCTTTGTTAACACTATCTCGCCCTCACAGCCAGCAGCAAATAACCGAGGTGGAGGTGAGGAAACACAGTAAAAATCTGTCAGAATTTGCATTAAGTTATATTAAACTAAACTTCTATGAAGTTGTGAGGGAAAGAAGCATAGATTGCTAGCACCTCTTTATGTGAACAGCCTTCTTGATTATTTTCAGATGTTATCACCTTTGTAGACAATTTAAATAAAGGGTGAAAACACCTACTGTTATTTCTCAGGAATATGTTTATGCTACCTTGACTATAACAACACATGCCATAAATAGTCACAGCTAGACATCAAGATAGAAATTTGCTGAGAGTTTAGTTTaatgtgatctggaaaataaagtgtcACATTTGCAACACTATCATTCCTCGTGAGACCTTGAAAAAGGAGTGTTTCAAAGAAATACAAGAGTGTTACTGAGAAATTTCTCAATAGCTGTCCAAAGTGGctataaaaatgcaaaaaaaaatccacaccaATCAttagtaatgttgttgtttattcgttcaattgcttccaactcttcatgacctcatggaccagcccacgccagagctccttgttgaccgtcaccacccccagctccttcaaggccaagccagtcgTTTCAAGGATAACCtccatccagaggcggccctaggtaattttcaatggtaagcaaacagtatctcccccccccccccgaaaccaatcactgatatatattttctgtttgtcgtgggagttctgtgtgccatttttggttcaattacatcattggtggagttcagaatgctctttgattgtaggtgaactatacatcccagtaactacaactcacatatgtcaaggtctattttcccccaagagcacctcaaaagTGCCCcttggcaaaatcaactataccacaaatgcttactttgcgtaatgggttgagccgcccctgcctccatccatcttgcccttggttggcccctcttccattttccttccattttccccagcatcattatctttcccaagctttcctgtcttctcattatgtggccaaagtacttcctctttgcctctaatatccttctctcctgtGAGCactcaggcattatttcctgaagtatggactggtttgatcttctcacggtccaagacactcttagaattttcctccagcaccacaattcaaaagtgtctatcttccttcgctccgccttccttatggtccagctcttgcatccataggttactatggggaataccattgctttaactatgcggatcttcattgccagtgtgatgtctctactcatgAGGAATAGTTTGATACAATACACTAATGACTGCGCCTACTTCTGACATGCAGGTGCATTTGGGCAGTCAAAAGTCAATGCAATCGTATTCTTGGGAATCTGACAATGCTTTGCAGTTTTCTGGAGCAAAAGCAATGTCAAGGAAGGAATGTGGTCACAGATGTACATCAATTGTAATCTGTTTAATTGGTTACAATACAGATCCTCCTAGACTTTTATTGTATCATCTCTTTCCCCCATTCACAAAATGTTACTTGAGGTTTTAAAATGGCATCTTCACTTTATATTTCTCTCTTACAAAGAAGACCACATTGCAGATGGTTAGAATCAAGCAAAGAAGCCAAAGCCCCGAGTTTGCATAGTTTCAGCAGAGTTGCTAATAATAGGCAGGAATTTtattcatagagtcaccataagtcatagaatcatagagctggaagagacagtAAGGGGCAACCAGTTCAGTTCCTGGTATACATTCCCAaaaaatggtcatccagcctttgttttaaAAGCTCCAAAAACACAGATTCTACCATACTTCAAGGCAGTGTATGTCATTGTCAAACATCAGGATATTTTTCCAGTGTTTAAGCAGATAGTCATCCAATGCTATCATcacttagccttctcttctctagTTTAAACATACCCAAATCCTCAAGCCATTCCTCATAAGGTATAGTTTGCAGACATTTTGCCAGAATGTCAATATTGACCTTGAATGGTGGTGCTGAAAATcaaacacagtatttcaggtaaaATGTGACCAGATCAGAATACAGTACAATTATTTTTTCCATCAATCAAGACAGTATACTCCCATTGATGCAGAttaaaactgcattgattttttttgaaCTGTCACGTCAGATATTGGCTCATGTAAGACtcttagatccctttcacatataTTATTGTCAATCCagatgtcacccatcctatatcgatacattacattttttttttctacctaagtacTCTACATTGGAATTAATTTTGTTCATTTCGCCCAGCTCCCTAATCTGTTATGGTCATTTGAAATTTGATCCTACCTCCTGGAATATTACTGTATGCACTCATGTATAACTCTACAATTTTTAGTCAAAACTCATATATATGCCACTGTTATtctaaaaagtaaaggtaaaggttttcccctgacattaagtccagttgtgtccgactctggggtttggtgctcatctccatttctaagccgaagagccggcattatccgtagacacctccaaggtcatgtggctggcatgactgcttggaacaccgttatcttcccacctgagcgatacctattgatctactcacatttgcatgtttttgaactgctaggttggcagaagctggggctaatagagggagctcacgccactccccggattcgaacctgcaacctttcggttagcaagttcggcagctcagcggtttaacccactgcactaccaggagCATTCCTTCTTAtaaaaaaaggaaccaccccttttctgaatagagtggcaaaagatgagagcttagtccatcttCATGAAACCACAAACCATGGTCTAAAAAGCCAAATCATTCCTGGCAGCACTATTTGTGATACCAGTTTACCTCTActattcctttctctcttccagtGCCTTGTACTTCACCTGGGATGAGAGATTAAAGAACTCACTTCAGCCTCCTACCTTAAGCCTCATAATCCCttgtggattgttgtaggtttttcaggctgtatggccatattctagaagcattctttcctgacatttcatctgcatattctcagaggttgtgaggtttgtggaaacctctgaggatgcttgccacagatgcaggcgaaacgtcaggaaagaatgcttctaaaacatggccatacagcccgaaaaatctacaacaacccagtgtttccagtcatgaaagcctttgacaatacaatcctTTGTGgtgttctaaataataataataataataataataataataataataataatagtaataataataattttatttattacctgcctctcctcatggctcaaggaagttacaacattgttaaaaacatatattcatataaaacattatataaaataatatattaaaacatatctcTAAAGGCTTTGCTTTGAGGTGGACCAAAAGAAAGTGGTAACAGTCAGTGGGGTTGACAAGTCTTTTCATTCTCTCTTTATATCACAGATATTTTCCCCAGGAAGGCAGCATACCTCTTATGACATCCTTACAAGCTTGCAGATCACTGTTTCTATCAGAGTCTACTTGATGGCAATTACTAACAATATTTTTTCCCACTGTTTCTTGCTTCCAAAACAATAGGTAAGACTGGATAGCTGCCGTGTCTCTTGATTGATAGTTAGGAACTGTCTAACTGGAAGCATCCTAACATGTCATTTTCCTATATTCAATATGTTCGTTATTGTAAAGTTTATTGTAAACTAACACCAGACTTTAGAAAATGTCTACAGATTTTCTCTTGGATCTGCAGAGGGCGCCATATGATTTTGTATCTAACTATAGAATCCCGATCAATGGGGGTTCTGCAGCTTGCAATTTGAGCTGTCACTCAAAGAGGTACTTGCTCTCCAGTGGTCATTGTAAGACACAGAAGATTAAGTAGGAGTGTTTTTCCCTCATTCATGAATGTATAAAACCCAGCGCTTTTTGATTCTGTTCTTGTTCTTGCCTCACAGATGAATCAAGAAAAGATGCTGTGAAGTGCTTTTGAAGCTCCGGGACAGCAGCAGTCCCAGGACGTGGGATCAGCTCGCAAAGCGCTCACTTGAGATCAACAGGTGAATTATGAAAGAGAGGCTGCTGTCATTACCACAGTTTCATCTTTCTTCGAGAACTATTTGCGGCATTTGCTGTATCGCCTGATTTTACTTAAGAGGGAACAAACAACTCTGTGAATCAACAAACAACTCCATGGAGTAATCGGTTCAGACATCCGAACTGAATAGAGGACGTTTTGCAAGACGTCTCCTGTTTGATCTCATTCACTGAAGAGCCCTGTGGTATTTATGAAGAACTTTCTGTTTCAATGACAGCATTTCCACAACTGCTTGTAAACCAGAATATCTAACTCAATAATGAACACGACTATACACTGGAATCTGACGTTTCAGCCTGAAGAGGTTAACGGTTCGGCACTTTACAGCAACAGGGATGAGGATGGAGTCTGCGAACTGGTCTTCATCAAAGCTGATGTATTCTTGTCACTGGGGATCGTCGGCCTTTTGGAGAACATCTTTGTCATCCTTGCAGTGATCAAAAATAGAAATCTACATTCCCCCATGTACTTTTTCCTTTGCAGCTTGGCGGCAGCTGACATGCTGGTGAGCATATCTAACAGTCTGGAAACTATCATGATCGTCCTCCTGGAGAATGGCTATTTAAACATTAATAGTCACTACATCCAACCAATGGACAATGTCTTTGACTCAATGATCTGTATCTCGTTAATTGGCTCAAtatgcaaccttttggtcattgCTATTGACAGGTACATCACAATTTTCTATGCACTTCGTTACCACAGCATcatgacagtgaagaaagctctGGCCCTCATCGGAATGATCTGGATTGCTTGTATCTGTTGTGGCATCACTTTCATCATCTACTCTGAGAGCAAAACAGTTATTATCTGCCTCATTGCCATGTTCTTTACCATGCTTTTCCTCATGGCCTCACTCTATGTTCATATGTTCATGTTTGCACGTCTGCATATCAAGCGCATTGCAGCCTTCCCAGTGGATGATGTGCCCCAGCAGCGTACTTGTATGAAAGGGGCTGTCACTATCACCATCCTCCTTGGGGTCTTCATTGTCTGCTGGGGACCTTTTTTCCTTCATCTCATCCTCATCATTTCTTGCCCCACCAACCCACACTGTTTTTGCTACATCTCACACTTTAACACATACCTGGTTCTTATTATGTGCAACTCAGTTATTGACCCGATTATTTATGCTTTCCGGAGTCTGGAGATGCGGAAGACCTTCAAGGAAATGGTTTGCTGTTGTTTCGGCTTGAGTTCAGGATAGTACCTGCTCTGATGTGTTAGCCCACTATTGTCTTTGAAGGCATTGAACAAGGTTAACTCTGAAGCAAAGTATCCTAAACACAACCAAATATAGTGCCAAATGCATATGGTCCAAAGAGAAAATAGAGGTTTTTCTAGCAATGATCAAAGAAAGGATTAAAGACCAGAAAGTGTTAAGGGGGAGCTGCTGtgatttttcttccccttttataCTTTACAGTAGCAACTTTATCAAAGTTGAGTTCATGTAGGTTGTGAAAACAGCAGCAAAAATTGTACAAGTTTATATTAAAGAGTCATTTAGATAGTGTGTGGATAAGAAAATTGTGTACTTTTCTGTAATAGGGCTTCTTTTTTCACATTGATAGAGGAAAAGGAATTTCAGCAGATACATCATATGATCAGTTCTTGGAAAATGCAACTAGCTTAATTCTCATATCTACCAGTGTTGAATGTGGAGACTTCTAGTATTGAAAGTTTGACTATTCCAGATGGAAATGTTTAATTGAAAGGGACTAGTGCTGCAGTTTTAGCCACTTTTGCcaataaataaaatgctttcGCTTATTTAAAAAATAGGAAGAAAACGAACTGCATGAATGTGGTTCTATGAATACATGTGTAAATCTCATTAAAATCTGTTGGCTTGATTTTGGAGCAAATCTATTTTCAATTACCTTGTTTTCAAAAAAGATATCATTCACAAGCAAATAAATGTATATCACCagcatcatatctatctatctatctatctatctatctatctatctatctatcaggagcAACCTGTATAATTAAGGTGGACTCATGGTCtcaaaatgtggagggctgaattACAGATTATACCTTTTCTTGCTTCCACACCCCATACAGGTTGCCCTGTCAATATGTGCAAAATCCAAATCATGGGTATGTCTCCTAAAAGCATATCTTTGTCTTTTAAAGTAGCGAGAGTGGAGATTATCAGGGTAGAAAAGACTTGTTACTTGAGCTATTCTTCCAAACAAAATGGAATAGCAGATGCATAAAAGGATTTTAACTTTGGAAGAACTACTGAACTAAATCCTGTTTCCCCCACAACACTGTGAGCTAT
Encoded here:
- the MC3R gene encoding melanocortin receptor 3 — encoded protein: MNTTIHWNLTFQPEEVNGSALYSNRDEDGVCELVFIKADVFLSLGIVGLLENIFVILAVIKNRNLHSPMYFFLCSLAAADMLVSISNSLETIMIVLLENGYLNINSHYIQPMDNVFDSMICISLIGSICNLLVIAIDRYITIFYALRYHSIMTVKKALALIGMIWIACICCGITFIIYSESKTVIICLIAMFFTMLFLMASLYVHMFMFARLHIKRIAAFPVDDVPQQRTCMKGAVTITILLGVFIVCWGPFFLHLILIISCPTNPHCFCYISHFNTYLVLIMCNSVIDPIIYAFRSLEMRKTFKEMVCCCFGLSSG